A window of Hypnocyclicus thermotrophus contains these coding sequences:
- a CDS encoding LacI family DNA-binding transcriptional regulator: MSKIVKLKDVAKLAGVGIGTASRVLNEHPNVKDSTRRKVLDAMRELNYTPNNIARSLKSKSTRTIGVILIELSSAFYSDIVEGIEDTANEYGYSIFLNNTRKYEDRILESIQMMCEKKVDGIIYLGGTLTEEIQNKLLDANIPVVLISTGTNFKRKDTTEVFSSINIDNETAAFEAVTYLCELKHKKIAMLTINKDDKNSAMPRIKGYRRALEKNGIEFNDDLVFECEQSYQSGYETMQKILKLEERPTAIFSYSDLIALGASRAILQSGLRIPEDISIVGFDDIETTKYFYPAITTMRQPRYVMGSRGMELLIREINDKEGFKQHVILPVTLQIRESTSQKIKDLI, translated from the coding sequence ATGAGTAAAATTGTTAAATTAAAAGATGTAGCTAAATTAGCTGGAGTAGGAATAGGAACTGCTTCTCGAGTTTTGAATGAACATCCAAATGTAAAAGATTCAACAAGAAGAAAAGTTTTAGATGCTATGAGAGAATTAAATTATACACCGAATAATATTGCTAGAAGCTTAAAAAGTAAAAGTACAAGAACAATAGGAGTGATATTAATTGAATTATCTAGTGCTTTTTATTCAGATATAGTAGAAGGAATAGAGGATACAGCAAATGAATATGGTTATAGCATTTTTTTGAATAATACAAGAAAATATGAAGATAGAATATTAGAATCTATCCAAATGATGTGTGAAAAAAAAGTAGATGGTATAATATATTTAGGAGGGACACTAACAGAAGAGATACAAAATAAACTTTTAGATGCTAATATACCAGTAGTACTTATTTCTACAGGAACAAATTTTAAAAGAAAAGATACAACAGAAGTATTTTCAAGTATAAATATTGATAATGAAACAGCTGCTTTTGAAGCAGTAACTTATCTTTGTGAATTAAAACATAAAAAAATAGCGATGCTTACTATAAATAAAGATGATAAAAATTCTGCAATGCCAAGAATAAAAGGGTATAGAAGGGCTTTAGAAAAAAATGGAATAGAATTTAATGATGATTTGGTTTTTGAGTGTGAACAAAGTTATCAAAGTGGATATGAAACCATGCAAAAAATATTAAAACTTGAAGAGAGACCAACAGCAATATTTAGTTACTCGGATTTAATAGCGCTTGGAGCATCTCGAGCTATATTACAAAGTGGACTTAGAATACCAGAGGATATATCAATTGTAGGATTTGATGATATAGAAACTACAAAATATTTTTATCCAGCAATAACAACAATGAGACAACCTAGATATGTAATGGGTTCTAGAGGAATGGAGCTTTTAATAAGAGAAATAAATGATAAAGAAGGGTTTAAACAGCATGTAATATTACCTGTAACACTTCAGATAAGAGAATCAACATCTCAAAAAATAAAAGATCTGATTTGA
- the fabV gene encoding enoyl-ACP reductase FabV, protein MIIEPKYKGGILLTAHPEGCKKLVEKQIKYVKNNKSYNGAKKALIIGASSGYGLATRISLAFGGSKTDTIGISYENGPRGKRTGTAGWYNNIFFKEAAEKEGLKAKNFVGDAFSLEMKDEVIKYIKEEFGKVDLVIYSLASGRRKDPIDGETYISALKSTTGDIVGPTVDLKNDTLIQQTMENATEEDIKATVKVMGGEDWELWIKALLEADVLEKGARTFAYTYIGPKITYGIYKDGTIGAAKRHLEKTAKELNKILKEKLSGEAAVSSNKALVTKASAYIPIFPVYATLLFKVMKEKGTHEGCIEQTHRLFLDMIYGDNPIIDKEGRYRPDNLEMEEDVQDKVNELWKQINENNFKEISDYAGFKKDFLQLGGFEVEGIDYSKDIDLETYAKLIP, encoded by the coding sequence ATGATAATTGAGCCAAAATACAAAGGAGGCATACTTCTTACAGCTCATCCAGAAGGGTGTAAAAAATTAGTTGAAAAGCAAATAAAATATGTAAAAAATAATAAATCATATAATGGAGCAAAAAAAGCATTAATAATAGGTGCGTCATCAGGATATGGACTTGCTACAAGAATTTCCCTTGCATTTGGAGGAAGCAAAACAGATACAATAGGTATATCTTATGAAAATGGACCACGAGGAAAAAGAACTGGGACTGCAGGATGGTACAATAATATATTTTTTAAAGAAGCTGCAGAAAAAGAAGGATTAAAAGCAAAAAATTTTGTTGGAGATGCTTTTTCGCTTGAAATGAAAGATGAAGTAATAAAATATATAAAAGAAGAATTTGGAAAAGTAGATTTAGTAATATATAGTTTAGCTTCTGGAAGAAGAAAAGATCCAATTGATGGAGAAACTTATATATCAGCATTAAAAAGTACAACAGGAGATATAGTAGGACCTACAGTAGATTTGAAAAATGATACATTAATACAGCAAACAATGGAGAATGCTACCGAAGAAGATATAAAAGCTACTGTAAAAGTAATGGGAGGAGAAGACTGGGAATTATGGATAAAAGCTCTTTTAGAAGCAGATGTATTGGAAAAAGGAGCTAGAACTTTTGCATATACTTACATTGGCCCAAAAATAACATATGGAATATATAAAGATGGTACTATTGGAGCAGCAAAACGGCATTTAGAAAAAACAGCAAAAGAATTAAATAAAATATTAAAGGAGAAATTATCAGGAGAAGCTGCTGTTAGTTCAAATAAAGCTCTTGTTACAAAAGCTAGTGCATACATACCGATATTTCCAGTATATGCAACACTTTTATTTAAAGTAATGAAAGAAAAAGGGACTCATGAAGGTTGTATAGAACAAACACATAGATTATTTTTAGATATGATATATGGTGATAATCCAATAATAGATAAAGAAGGAAGATATAGACCGGATAATTTAGAAATGGAAGAAGATGTACAAGATAAAGTAAATGAATTATGGAAGCAAATTAATGAAAATAATTTTAAAGAGATATCAGATTATGCGGGGTTTAAAAAAGATTTTTTACAATTGGGTGGATTTGAAGTAGAAGGAATAGATTATTCGAAAGATATAGATTTGGAAACATATGCAAAATTAATTCCATAA
- a CDS encoding sigma-70 family RNA polymerase sigma factor, with amino-acid sequence MNIFNFKIDNVFTKDKEIELFNKYKNGDYSAKEDIIKHSLNMVLKIAHNNKKYGLDLEDLVQEGIIGVMHAIEKFDIKKNIRFSTYVYPWINHYINNAINTTSKQIRLPQNLILLSKKIKKLQEEYQNNLSLEHISEKLSLSLDKVKSLLSYHEYSFLSLEQNINDFFNSKFETAIEDIKSSNIFNKIEILDQISDMLSKLTDKEAEIIKLRYFKEETLKKISEQFGITKEGVRQIEKRALEKLRTIYFNKSVTI; translated from the coding sequence ATGAATATTTTTAATTTTAAAATAGACAATGTTTTCACTAAAGATAAAGAAATTGAACTTTTTAATAAATATAAAAATGGTGATTATTCTGCAAAAGAAGATATTATAAAACATTCTTTAAATATGGTATTAAAAATAGCACATAATAACAAAAAATATGGTTTAGATCTAGAAGATTTAGTTCAAGAAGGAATAATTGGAGTGATGCATGCTATTGAAAAATTTGATATCAAAAAAAATATTCGTTTTTCTACTTATGTATATCCTTGGATTAATCATTATATAAATAATGCTATTAATACAACTTCAAAACAAATAAGATTACCCCAAAATTTAATATTATTATCTAAAAAAATAAAAAAATTACAAGAAGAATATCAAAATAATTTATCTTTAGAACATATTTCTGAAAAACTTTCACTTTCACTAGATAAAGTTAAATCATTATTAAGTTATCATGAATACTCTTTTTTATCACTTGAACAAAATATTAATGACTTTTTTAATTCAAAATTTGAAACTGCTATAGAAGATATAAAAAGCAGTAATATCTTTAATAAAATCGAGATTTTAGATCAAATCTCTGATATGTTATCAAAACTTACTGATAAAGAAGCTGAAATAATTAAATTACGATATTTTAAAGAAGAAACGTTAAAAAAGATTAGTGAGCAATTTGGTATAACAAAAGAAGGAGTAAGACAAATAGAAAAAAGAGCCCTTGAAAAATTAAGAACTATTTATTTTAATAAAAGTGTAACTATTTAA
- a CDS encoding Spy/CpxP family protein refolding chaperone: MKKRILLVGLMVSSLAFANGFNNNGKNQEGIMKNGNGRGMFLNLTDEQLQKIKELKEADYKEHKDELYQIEKNNIAIERLLNSETIDDTKLKELITANEELKETLRLDSFKVREEIEDITGRETNKIARKNHGMKGQMNFREDNLQNNREIIGKNQKRGNQKGQGINRPIGREDNKNQKNNILDEEIKDLLLDVREKMLDIDNELSNDNVNWEKVKTLNSELTPLLTELEYKKIINRKERKSYIKGQNQKRGNFRGFKQNR, encoded by the coding sequence ATGAAAAAAAGAATATTGTTAGTTGGGTTAATGGTATCAAGTTTAGCATTTGCAAATGGATTTAATAATAATGGAAAAAACCAAGAAGGAATAATGAAAAATGGAAATGGAAGAGGAATGTTTTTAAATTTAACTGATGAACAACTACAAAAAATAAAAGAATTAAAAGAAGCAGATTATAAGGAGCATAAAGATGAACTATATCAAATAGAAAAAAATAATATTGCTATTGAGAGATTATTAAATAGTGAGACAATTGATGATACAAAATTAAAAGAATTGATTACAGCAAATGAAGAATTAAAAGAAACATTAAGATTGGATAGTTTTAAGGTTAGAGAAGAAATAGAAGATATAACAGGGCGTGAAACAAATAAAATAGCTAGAAAAAATCATGGAATGAAAGGTCAGATGAATTTTAGAGAAGATAATCTTCAAAATAATAGAGAAATAATAGGAAAAAATCAAAAAAGAGGAAATCAAAAAGGACAAGGGATTAATAGACCAATAGGAAGAGAAGATAACAAAAATCAAAAAAATAATATTTTAGATGAAGAAATAAAAGATTTATTACTTGATGTAAGAGAAAAAATGTTAGATATAGATAATGAGCTTAGTAATGATAATGTTAACTGGGAAAAAGTAAAAACATTAAATAGTGAATTAACTCCTCTTTTAACAGAATTAGAATATAAAAAAATTATAAATAGAAAAGAGAGAAAAAGTTATATAAAAGGTCAAAATCAAAAAAGAGGAAATTTTAGAGGATTTAAACAAAATAGATAG
- a CDS encoding ankyrin repeat domain-containing protein — MDIFNLIQNEELLNIQENIFKFDFSKRNSAGNTALHEAVRLGNYDIIDLLVQYIDDINCKNLNGDTPMHLAVELGDYEIVSLLLDYNANPNIENNNRVTPKKLAILQKKESIYQLLINEDFYNFEEIKHKKHFDDEYSY; from the coding sequence ATGGATATTTTTAATTTGATTCAAAATGAAGAGCTCTTAAATATACAAGAAAATATTTTTAAATTTGATTTTTCTAAAAGAAATTCAGCTGGAAATACTGCTCTTCATGAAGCAGTAAGATTAGGTAATTATGATATTATCGATTTGCTAGTTCAATATATTGATGATATTAACTGTAAAAATCTAAATGGCGATACACCTATGCATTTAGCTGTTGAATTAGGGGATTACGAGATAGTTTCATTATTATTAGACTATAATGCCAACCCTAATATTGAAAATAATAACAGAGTTACACCCAAAAAACTAGCAATTTTACAAAAAAAAGAATCTATCTATCAATTATTAATAAATGAAGATTTTTATAATTTTGAAGAAATAAAACATAAAAAACATTTTGATGATGAATACAGTTATTAA
- a CDS encoding DEAD/DEAH box helicase, which yields MNFNEFNIKEEIKRAISDLGYIEPTEIQEKAIPLLLEGSDIIGQSQTGTGKTAAFAIPALNKVDISIKAPQIIIVCPTRELAVQVSNEFEKLSKYIRGLNVLSIYGGTSIERQIKALKRGVQIIVGTPGRIMDHLRRRTLKVDNINTVILDEADEMLKMGFREDIETILEDVNENRQTVLFSATMPQVIMNIAKKYQNNPKIVKITQKTVTSDTIKQHYYLINERDKNEAVNRLVHYYNPEKSIIFCNTKNKVDDITEQLQKLGLQCEKIHGDLKQEARMRVLQRFNKGDLQVIIATDVAARGLDIQNVELVINYDLPDKEEYYVHRIGRSGRAGKKGHSITLTTPREKRKLINIEKYINKEITKKLIPSKEDLKLKQMENFLFTIEENIEKSNDLDIYFEILHNLFDRGYEINEVAAVLLKMNTEFYEDEKSKDDINYKENKKNRDGRNSRDRKGSNKDTTRMYLNAGRKDKITKKDVLGAILNECNLKSQDVGDIDILDKFSFVEIRKSKADKVLKILNDNKQIKGRKISIEKAKKR from the coding sequence ATGAATTTTAATGAATTTAATATCAAAGAGGAGATAAAAAGAGCTATATCAGACTTAGGATATATTGAACCAACAGAAATACAAGAAAAAGCTATTCCTTTATTATTGGAAGGTTCTGATATAATAGGCCAATCTCAAACAGGAACTGGAAAGACAGCAGCATTTGCTATTCCAGCGCTTAATAAAGTTGATATAAGTATAAAAGCACCACAAATAATAATAGTATGCCCAACAAGAGAACTTGCTGTACAAGTGTCAAATGAATTTGAAAAATTATCAAAATATATAAGAGGACTAAATGTATTATCTATATATGGCGGAACATCAATAGAAAGACAAATTAAAGCATTAAAAAGAGGTGTACAAATAATAGTAGGAACACCTGGTAGAATAATGGATCATTTAAGAAGAAGAACATTAAAAGTAGATAATATTAATACTGTGATTTTAGATGAAGCAGATGAAATGCTAAAAATGGGATTTAGAGAAGATATAGAAACTATATTAGAGGATGTAAATGAAAATAGACAAACAGTACTTTTTTCAGCTACAATGCCACAAGTTATAATGAATATAGCAAAAAAATATCAAAACAATCCTAAAATAGTAAAAATAACACAAAAAACTGTTACAAGTGATACGATAAAACAACATTATTATTTAATAAATGAAAGAGATAAAAATGAAGCTGTAAATAGACTTGTACACTATTATAATCCAGAAAAATCAATTATATTTTGTAATACTAAAAATAAAGTAGATGATATTACAGAGCAATTACAAAAATTAGGTCTTCAATGTGAAAAAATCCATGGTGATTTAAAACAAGAAGCTAGAATGAGAGTACTTCAAAGATTTAATAAAGGAGATTTACAAGTTATAATTGCAACAGATGTAGCAGCTAGAGGGCTAGATATTCAAAATGTTGAACTTGTAATAAATTATGATCTTCCTGATAAAGAAGAGTATTATGTACATAGAATAGGTAGAAGTGGAAGAGCTGGGAAAAAAGGACATTCAATTACATTAACTACACCAAGAGAAAAAAGAAAACTAATAAATATAGAAAAATATATAAATAAAGAAATTACAAAAAAACTTATACCTTCTAAAGAAGATTTAAAATTAAAACAAATGGAGAATTTTTTATTTACAATAGAAGAAAATATAGAAAAATCAAATGATTTAGACATATACTTTGAAATATTACATAATTTATTTGATAGAGGTTATGAAATAAACGAAGTTGCTGCAGTTCTTCTTAAAATGAATACAGAGTTTTATGAAGATGAAAAATCAAAAGATGATATAAATTATAAAGAAAATAAAAAAAATAGAGATGGTAGAAATAGTAGAGATAGAAAAGGTTCAAATAAAGATACAACTAGAATGTATTTAAATGCAGGAAGAAAAGATAAAATTACTAAAAAAGATGTTTTGGGTGCAATATTAAATGAATGTAATCTTAAATCTCAAGATGTAGGAGATATTGATATATTAGATAAATTTTCATTTGTAGAAATAAGAAAATCAAAAGCAGATAAAGTATTAAAAATACTAAATGATAATAAACAAATAAAAGGTAGAAAAATTTCTATTGAAAAAGCAAAAAAAAGATAA
- a CDS encoding CoA-binding protein, whose protein sequence is MKKCPICSFDVDENLTKYKLKKENEIVYFCGPKCMEEYQGIKEEKKDFTKIFESSKVLAIVGLSPNEARTSYQVAAKLKGFGYEIIPVYPKAEIILGEKVYKSILDIEKEIDTAIFFINSKLVYPLVKEAIEKKVKTIWLQEGVISKESKKMAFHNNINFVMDRCFYKEHINYINNKNNFN, encoded by the coding sequence ATGAAAAAATGTCCAATATGCAGTTTTGATGTAGATGAAAATTTAACAAAATACAAGTTGAAAAAAGAAAATGAAATAGTTTATTTTTGTGGACCAAAATGTATGGAAGAATATCAAGGAATTAAAGAAGAAAAAAAAGATTTTACTAAAATATTTGAGAGCTCTAAAGTATTAGCAATAGTAGGGCTATCACCAAATGAAGCTAGAACAAGTTATCAAGTAGCTGCAAAACTCAAAGGATTTGGTTATGAAATAATTCCAGTTTATCCAAAGGCCGAAATTATACTAGGAGAAAAAGTATACAAGTCGATATTAGATATAGAAAAAGAGATAGATACAGCTATATTTTTTATTAATTCAAAACTGGTGTATCCTTTAGTAAAAGAAGCAATAGAAAAAAAAGTAAAAACTATTTGGTTACAAGAAGGAGTTATAAGTAAAGAATCTAAAAAAATGGCTTTTCATAATAATATAAATTTTGTAATGGATAGATGTTTTTACAAAGAACACATTAATTATATTAATAATAAAAATAATTTTAATTAA
- the udk gene encoding uridine kinase: MNKNCLFVGIAGGSGSGKTTVAQNLVSAFSPSDVVLISQDSYYRDNPDMSFDERSKLNYDHPNSIEFELLKQHLLDLANGKSIKKPIYDFTNHARKEEYEVVEPAKVIIVEGILVLAVPEIRKLFDTKIFVDTDADEMLLRRIERDINERGRTFDSVKKQYLSTVKPMFLEFCDPSKRYADVIIPRGGQNKVAINMVIAKLKRFLKKGAI, encoded by the coding sequence ATGAATAAAAATTGCTTATTTGTAGGTATAGCTGGCGGAAGTGGTTCTGGTAAGACTACAGTAGCACAAAATTTAGTAAGTGCTTTTAGCCCAAGTGATGTAGTTTTAATATCTCAAGATTCTTATTATAGAGATAATCCTGATATGAGTTTTGATGAAAGAAGTAAATTAAACTATGACCATCCAAATTCTATTGAATTTGAACTATTAAAACAGCATCTTCTAGACTTGGCTAATGGAAAAAGTATTAAAAAACCTATTTATGACTTTACCAACCATGCTAGAAAAGAAGAATATGAAGTGGTAGAACCTGCAAAAGTAATTATAGTAGAAGGAATTTTAGTCCTTGCAGTACCTGAAATAAGAAAACTTTTTGATACAAAAATATTTGTTGATACTGATGCTGATGAAATGCTTCTTCGAAGAATAGAAAGAGATATAAATGAAAGAGGTAGAACATTTGATTCAGTAAAAAAACAATATTTATCTACAGTAAAACCAATGTTTTTAGAATTTTGTGATCCTAGCAAAAGGTATGCTGATGTTATTATCCCTAGAGGAGGACAAAATAAAGTTGCTATAAATATGGTAATAGCAAAACTTAAAAGATTTTTAAAAAAAGGAGCTATTTAA
- a CDS encoding exodeoxyribonuclease III, whose amino-acid sequence MKIYSWNVNGIRAAERKGFIEWLQKENPDIICIQETKAQEEQLSDKLLNIGEYKSYFMSAEKKGYSGVAIYTKIKPNNIYNLGIEEFDNEGRVIIAEFNNFILLNAYFPNSQEKGKRIDYKIAFCDAILDYANNLVKKGKNILICGDYNIAHKEIDLARPKQNEENPGYLPAEREWMTKYLSNGYIDIFRHFYPNTIKYSWWSYRARARENNVGWRIDYFTCNKDFINNIKSTDILTEIEGSDHCPLFIEII is encoded by the coding sequence ATGAAAATTTATTCTTGGAATGTAAATGGAATAAGAGCTGCCGAAAGAAAAGGATTTATTGAATGGTTACAAAAAGAAAATCCAGATATAATTTGTATACAAGAAACTAAAGCTCAAGAAGAACAACTTAGTGATAAATTATTAAATATTGGCGAATACAAATCATATTTTATGTCTGCTGAAAAAAAAGGATATAGCGGAGTTGCTATTTATACGAAAATTAAACCTAATAATATTTATAACTTAGGAATTGAAGAATTTGATAATGAAGGTAGGGTTATTATTGCCGAATTTAATAATTTTATTTTATTAAATGCATATTTCCCAAATAGTCAAGAAAAAGGTAAAAGAATAGATTATAAAATAGCTTTTTGTGATGCTATTCTAGATTATGCAAACAATTTAGTAAAAAAAGGTAAAAATATTCTTATTTGTGGAGATTATAATATAGCTCATAAAGAAATCGATCTAGCAAGACCAAAACAAAACGAAGAAAATCCCGGTTATTTACCAGCAGAAAGAGAATGGATGACAAAATATTTATCAAATGGATATATTGATATTTTTAGACATTTTTATCCTAATACAATTAAATATTCATGGTGGAGTTATAGAGCTAGAGCTAGAGAAAATAATGTTGGTTGGAGAATAGATTATTTTACTTGTAATAAAGATTTTATTAATAATATTAAATCAACTGATATTTTAACTGAGATTGAAGGTTCTGACCACTGTCCTCTATTTATTGAAATAATTTAA
- a CDS encoding STAS-like domain-containing protein has protein sequence MIIEIKDFINKDPDILYKEIKSDLDKGMKIIVDFKFIPNITYDFLNSTIGKIIKEYNFDIIKNKINFINVDIEIREMLFKIVND, from the coding sequence ATGATTATAGAAATAAAAGATTTTATTAATAAAGATCCCGATATATTGTACAAAGAGATAAAATCGGATTTAGATAAAGGCATGAAAATTATAGTAGATTTTAAATTTATTCCTAATATCACATATGATTTTTTAAATTCTACAATAGGAAAAATAATAAAAGAGTATAATTTTGATATTATAAAAAATAAAATTAATTTTATTAATGTAGATATTGAAATTAGAGAAATGCTTTTTAAAATTGTTAATGATTAA
- a CDS encoding HAD family hydrolase: MIKLIATDMDGTLLNNNHEISKDFWEVLEEIKNKNILFCVASGRQYYNLLEKFYKHKDDILFIAENGNYVIHQEKEIFSNSLNKKIIPEFIKLVREIDDCYIVLCGKKSAYVEDDYKPFLNEVGKYYAQYKIIKDLEKINDDILKVAIYDFKGSEHNVYPYFKKFEDKYKVVVSAKHWLDIMTLNGNKGVAIQKVQKKYNITKDETMAFGDYLNDLEMLENSGYSYAMENAHPKLKEIAKYITHSNENNGVVKTLKEVLKNL; the protein is encoded by the coding sequence ATGATAAAACTTATAGCTACTGATATGGATGGTACTTTATTAAATAATAATCATGAAATTAGCAAAGACTTTTGGGAAGTTTTAGAAGAAATAAAAAACAAAAATATCCTTTTTTGTGTAGCAAGCGGAAGGCAATATTATAATTTACTAGAAAAGTTTTATAAACATAAAGATGATATACTTTTTATTGCAGAAAATGGAAACTATGTTATACATCAAGAAAAAGAAATTTTTTCAAATAGTTTAAATAAAAAAATAATACCAGAATTTATTAAATTAGTTAGAGAAATTGACGACTGTTATATTGTTCTTTGTGGTAAAAAATCAGCATATGTAGAAGATGATTATAAACCTTTTTTAAATGAAGTAGGAAAATATTATGCCCAATATAAAATTATAAAAGATTTAGAAAAGATTAATGATGATATTTTAAAAGTTGCAATTTATGACTTTAAAGGTTCTGAACATAATGTTTATCCTTACTTTAAAAAATTTGAAGATAAATATAAAGTAGTTGTATCTGCAAAACATTGGCTTGATATAATGACTCTTAATGGAAATAAAGGAGTAGCTATACAAAAAGTACAAAAAAAGTATAATATAACAAAAGATGAAACTATGGCTTTTGGAGATTATTTAAACGATTTAGAAATGCTAGAAAATAGTGGTTATAGTTATGCAATGGAAAATGCTCATCCAAAATTAAAAGAAATAGCTAAATATATCACACATAGTAATGAAAATAATGGTGTTGTAAAAACATTAAAAGAAGTACTAAAAAATTTATAA
- a CDS encoding L-lactate dehydrogenase, with product MKISVIGAGMVGTDIVSYLFNVGNFSEIVLVDINNEKSYAEIMDFRHTQSLFYTKNTKLNYGTYKDCKDSDIVIITAGIQVKKGDTRESIAAANSKITVEIVKELEKYTPNSILILVTNPVDVVTYFAIKHSKFPAHKVMSSGTLLDTSRLTYYLSTKFDIDPKNINAYVFGEHGKTCFIPWSLCNIFGVNIDTFTKINNFPSINKKEVEKYVVDSGFDIFLKKGNTNHGIAASIYRIVRAITVNEKSILPVGLYVNNIYDINDIVLALPAIISKNGIEKILKVELNEAEKEKLRDSADFLKKIINTVKI from the coding sequence ATGAAAATATCAGTAATTGGAGCTGGTATGGTAGGAACAGACATTGTATCCTATCTTTTTAATGTTGGTAACTTCTCAGAGATTGTCTTAGTGGATATAAATAATGAAAAATCTTATGCTGAAATAATGGATTTTCGACATACTCAAAGTCTTTTTTATACCAAAAATACAAAATTAAATTATGGTACTTATAAAGATTGTAAAGATAGTGATATCGTTATTATTACCGCAGGAATTCAAGTAAAAAAAGGTGATACAAGAGAAAGTATTGCTGCTGCAAATTCTAAAATAACAGTTGAAATAGTGAAAGAACTAGAAAAATATACTCCTAATTCTATATTAATTTTAGTGACAAATCCTGTTGATGTTGTTACTTATTTTGCAATAAAACATTCAAAATTTCCTGCTCATAAAGTAATGAGTTCTGGAACATTACTTGATACTTCTAGACTTACATATTATTTAAGTACAAAATTTGATATTGACCCTAAAAATATAAATGCTTATGTTTTTGGAGAACATGGTAAAACATGTTTTATTCCATGGTCTTTATGTAATATCTTTGGAGTAAATATAGATACTTTTACAAAAATAAATAATTTCCCTTCTATAAATAAAAAAGAAGTAGAAAAATATGTTGTTGATTCTGGATTTGATATTTTTTTAAAAAAAGGAAATACAAACCATGGAATTGCTGCTAGTATTTATAGAATAGTTAGAGCTATTACCGTTAATGAAAAGTCTATTTTACCCGTTGGTCTTTATGTAAATAATATTTATGATATTAATGATATTGTCCTTGCTTTACCTGCTATAATTTCAAAAAATGGTATAGAAAAAATATTAAAAGTAGAGTTGAATGAAGCCGAAAAAGAAAAATTAAGAGATTCAGCAGATTTTTTAAAAAAAATAATTAATACTGTAAAAATATAA